The genomic stretch TGGCCATGTGTGGCCACTGaacccttgaaatgtggctggtatgatgaagaaacaaaatctgtacctaattttagtaaatttaaatagtcacatgtggctTCCTATGGATAGCACAGTGCTAGAATTTTCTAGAgtccacagaaaatatttttttacctgTTCCTtatggggcagggagagaggacaaTGGGGCTGTAACCAGCCCAGTCCCCAGTTGGGGGGCTGTAGacaggcctgtttctccctggcctcagtgtccccatctggtAAATGGGAAGGCGGTAACAAGTAACCACACCTGCCTGACCGGGCTGGGCACACAGCAGGGACTTGCCCACCCCAAGCCATTTCCATAggcttttataaaattaaataaaattaagctgGGCCTTTCACCCTTGCTTGGTCCTGGGGGACAGGGGGGCAGTGGGAGTGGGGACATCTAGAAGGCTGGgtctatttgttcatttgtctaaTCCATGAGGACTTTTtgaacacctgctgtgtgcctggCTCTGTACTGGGCTCTGGGGGGTACAGCTCCTCCCTCAGGGGGTATAAGGTTCCCTGCTTCAACATCAGGTTCTTCTAGGGGCTCCTGCCCCCAGCTGTGGACTCAGCCCTGGTCCTAGCCCTGCTGCTGGCCTCCTCCCTGCCagaactgggggtgcctgagagCTGAGGGTGGCGTACAGCCCCTGTCCTTTTTGGAAATACCTCCTGACCCAGAGACTGAAAAGACAGAcctagagagagtgagcaggaggggTCTTGGGAGACCCCCAGGGTGGTAGGGCTGgattttgccttttcctttgaATTGCAAATGTCCTGTCTTCTCCCAGCAGAGGGGAAACCCACTCAGGGGACTGGTAGAAGGTCACACATACACATCCCCCAGGGAGGAATCCCAGACCCTCGCTGATGGCGCATGTCCCACAAAAACCATGTCCCCTATACACCACCACCCCAGCTCTGGGGATGGGTACAAGGAATCGGTGCTGGCATTACCCCTTGACCCATCTTACAGGTGGGCCAGCTGAGGCTGGAGATTACACGCCCGTCCGAGGGCCTCTGGCTGGGAAGACAGAGTGGTTCTCAAACCAAGAAGTCTTTCTCAGGTGACACCAGCTGATGACCCTGTGGTTTATGCCATTTACAAGGAAGTGCTAGAAGAGAGTAGGAATGGGGCTCACCGGGGCATCTTTAACGAGGGAACTCTAGGCCTTGGTGAGGGACAGGTGGCAGGTGCTTCACACAGCACCAGCACTGTGGACAGAGGGCTGACGTGCCTCTGCAGGGAGTGGAGGAGACAGATGGGTAAGGACCTGGGCCTGGCAATGGGGACGGGACCTATTTAGGGCCTGGCGCACTGCCTCCCGGTTCCTGGGGCGCACGGGGAAGAGGCCTGAATATGGAGGATGAGGGAAGTGAGCCAGGCTTCAGGGCCAGCGGACCCCCACCACAGAGCTTTGGGGTGTCCATGTCCATGGCAGGAGacaggtggggatgggggatgCCAGTGTTAGGCACGGGCAGGAGGGAGGCCCAGCAGGGGGCTCGGGGCCTGGCCACCGACCCCAAAGGGAGAATGGGGACCAGGCCTGGGTTCAAGGTGGAATACACACTGGCCTGTGGGCTCCTCGAATCCACCCAAGGAGACAGAGACAGTTAtactcccattttccagatgagaaaatggagactcAGGGACCAGAAGTGGCTTGTCTGAGGTCTCACAGCTAGGGGTcaccaggacttgaacccagattTGTCTAGTCAAAGCTTGCACTGTGCCCCCCCAAGGTTCTGTCACACCACCCTGGAGCTGTCCTTCCCCCGGAGCTTTGCCGGGAGGTGCCAAATGTGGCTTCCCAGCCTCACAGCTCATGGGTGGGaccccaggctctgggctgggtcTTGAACTCTGCATTTGAATCAGGTCCTGGGCAATGCTGGTATCCACAGCCCCACTCGTGAGCCCCAAGTTCATGGGGCAGGGGAGCATCACCCCCAGGGGCCCTCTGATGGAGCAgaaagacctgggttcaagtcctgggtggcttcagtttccccatctgtacagtGGGGCTGCCTGCTCCCCATCCCTGTTGGAGGCTGTTGCAAGGACTCAGGGAGGCAGAGGCTAGCTCTGTGGGTGTTAAAAGTTTTGGACATGACAGCCACTGTCGCACCCTTCTTTGGGTTGGTGGCCTGGGGGTCAGCTTATTTCAACCAGCCAAGAAGGCATTTAAGCCCTCAGTGATCTGACAGCGGCGGTagggggcagagagacagcagcACAAACTTACTGGCCCTGGCAAGGTGCAGGGAGCAGCCAGGATGCAGCGGGGTCCCTGAGCTTGGGGTCGGGGTGGCCAAGACTTCCTGGATGACAAGTCACTCTTGGGCTGGAATGAGCCCACACGGACAGCCCGGAGCCCTCGCCCTGGTCTTTTTCTGGACTATGAATCAGAAGCAAAATGTTTCCCTTctaacctcagtttccccatggaTCAAATGTGTGGTGAGATGAGATGATGTCTGAAGGCGCTTCCTTAGTAAGAGGCCAGAAGACGATGTGCAGTGAGCCTCCAGGGATGGgcaccgttttttttttttttttttttaaagattttatttatttatttgacagagagagatcacaagtaggcagagaggcaggcagagagaaaggaggaagcaggctccccgctgagcagagagcctgatgcgggactcgatcccaggaccccgagatcatgacctgagccgaaggcagcggcttaacccactgagccacccaggcgcatggGCACCGTtttgaagggggggtgggggaaggaagtaAAAGAGCGGCACTCCTTGCAGGGGGAATTGCTAAGGCGTGGCGGTGGGACCATGCTCGGGGGtcccagggtggggagggtggctGGAACAGACACTGGATGGCCGCAGGAGGCTGCTTGTGCTCCTCataggtttgtgtgtgtgtgtgggtggggggggtgatgCTGAAGGAATGGGGAGCCGGGGTCGGGGCACACAAACAGCAGgaccaaaaaaacccataaaagcaCAGTCAGAATAGCACCATTTACTCCGCACCCTCCCCCACCACGAGCTCAGCAGCATCGTTAACCTTCTGCGATCCTCCCTTCATGGGGAAACGGGCTCTTAGGCATTTAAGTGACTGCTTGGGAGTCTCAGTTTCTCTGTCTGCAGAATGGGGAGAGAGCATAGAGGCAGTGTTCAATACACGGGAGCCGCTGGTGGTTGCAGCAACAGAGGCGGGTCCTTGAGACCACAGAGCCCAAAGCTTCCACAGACTTCCAGTTCTCTAGGGACCTGGCTGATAGTAACATTAATACTGGTATGAATGAATCTTGATCACAGCCGagtcagacactgttctaagggCTTTCTGTGTGATCACTGCTGAATCCCCCTGATACCCTAGGAGAAAGGAAGTGTTATtagccctattttacagatgaaaaactgaggctcacagagatTAAGTCAGTGGACCTGGTACACAGGTAAGTGAAGACTAGGATTGGAAGGCAGAGCCCGAGCTCGTAACCACTCTGAGGACGATCTGTCAGTCACCGGCCTGCAGAGACCCTGCTTGCACCCAGAAAGTCAGTTTGTTTACAAGCCCCCCCACCAATAccactcggggtgggggggggctctgGCTTCAGAAACCTGCCAGCAGCAGCTCACCTCCATTCCTTCCTGCTGCCCCAGAACCAGAGAGAGCGGCAGGGGCAATAGGGAGCTACAGCAGGTAAGGGAGCAAGAGCAGGGCTCGCACCACCAGACTCTGGGAGGTCGGCCAgtcctggggtgggtggggactgGCCAGACGCCCCCATGCATGCGGTGGGCGGCACACCAGGCCCTGCCCCTCAGTCTCACCCCATGGTCTCCACGGGCCTGAGGGGACAGATGGCATCGCCTAGGCCTGGGCTGTGGCTGTCCCTCGCCAGATGAGTTACGAGCAGGCTGCAGGAGTGGcagccgggggtggggaggggggccacAACGACAATGGCACAGAGACCTTAGGACAATGGGGGCCACGTGCCACGGGGGCAACAGTCGTTTGTCGCACAATGGGCCGCCGGGGGACAGCAGCCAGGCCAACTGCTGCTGCTGACACGGCAGGCCGGGTTTTCAAATCGTTTCCAGCCCCTGTTTTCCTACAAGGCAGCCAATGGCTGGGGCAGCCTGATGGTCACCTGATGCCAGCCTGGTGGGCTGAGGGCCCAGGCCCCGCACCAAGGAGCAGTTGTGGCCATGGCAACGCTAATTGTGGCCctaaaacagaaggagagagagcgagcgtgggcgaggtgggaaggagtggggagagaaaaggCGAGGGACAGTGGGACAGCAGGGGGAGAGCCCTCCAGCTGGAGGGCGGCCCTGGGGGACTGAGACGGATGCCCCATGGTGGGTCCCCTGCCCCACACGGGACAAGGCTGGAGGCTgcgctgctttctctctcctccctttctagGAAGCCCTGAGACTTATTCTTAAACCGTGGCTCTCCGGATGTGGACTGGGGACCTCTGGGCCACACACCAGAAGGGCCCTGGCCTGGTGGCCTGGTGGGTCTGGTGTGGGCTCTGGGCCAGTTTGCAGCCACCTTATCCCGTGGACAAGACACTGCCATGGGACCCCAGGGCCCTTGGAGCCGTGTGGCAAGCATGACTTTAGGAGTGCTGGGAGGCCTGTTTACGCCACACTGGGGGgacctgcctgccattcccagtGGGTaacctttctctttctgtggagAGTCTGTAGAGGGGTGGTGGATGTGGGTCCTGTGGGGTTCTCCAGGGGCTGCTGGGGACATGGTGAAGAGCTTGGGCTTCAGGCCTGGCTGCCTAGGTCCCAGCCCCACCACTTCCTGTTACGTGTAGCTTTGGGCAAGCGACTCAGcgctctaagcctcagtttccccaaatgcAAGAGGGACCTGTGGGTGTATCCGACCTCTCAGGGCTGCTGCAGGGATTGAACAGGATTgaaaaggactgtgcctgttgaacacctcagtttccccatctgtaaaatggggatactacCACTACCGTTTGCCTCATGGGGTGAGGAGTGTTCAATGACTTACCACCCATGAAGGATTTGATatggtgtctggcacatagtacgTGTTCAACAAACATTAGTGTTTATTATTTGGGGGCTAGGTAGGGACTAAGGTAAGATACAATAAACACAGGCATGATTTGAGGATGTGGGATCTGGCTACCAAAGTGGTGATCCAGGGACCACGCCTAGCCCAGGGGATGGACACAGGAGGGTGGCTCAGGGAGGTGAGGGGCCAGGGATGATTCCAGAGGTGGAGGGGAGCCTCCCTATATGGCCAGGAGCCGACCTGAGCTCCCCGCCCCGCCCgagctcctgcccctccctgtaGGCTCCTGGCTACCTGCAGTGATGATGACCTTCCCGGGGACCTGCAGTCCCTGTCATGGCTCACAGCGGTGGATGTGCCACGGCTGCAGCAGATGGCGAGTGGCCGCATGGACCTGGGTGGCCCCGGTGCGCCGCCCCCACACCCAGGTAGGCgcaaggggggtgggggtggggagaggcgtggcgcaggggtggggggggaggggcgccgCCCAGCACTGCCCCCCAGCAGCTGGGTGACTATGAcagtctctcactctctgtgccTCTTACTGCATTTGCAAAACATGCCTGATGACACCTTCTTCGGAGGGATGGGGGCATTCGTGTGCTCACCAGCATGTGCCAGGGTTCAGTGATGAATGAAGACAGccccttctctgccccttccccgctTGTGAACAGCTGAAGCAATTGGCAAACTACAGCCTGCAGGCCAAAGGCAGCCTGCACCcttgtgttcagaatggttttgCATTCTTCAAGGGTTGTAAAAAACCCAAAGACAGAAACCATACAGCTGGCAAAGCCTcaaatatttgctatctggccCCTTACTGAAGAAGCCTACAGAACCCCGATCTTCAGAGAGAGGATACGTTGGAAGGTGCCGACggtcctggcacacagtaggtgctcaataaatggcagcTAGCTGCTGTGATAGCAAGGAGACAAAATAGCGGCACAGGAAGTGTTGAAAACAATCATCAAGGTACATTAAAAGTGCCAATAGTTGACAAATTAGGGTCTAggaatatttatttcattgaacAAATTGTTCTTGGCCAAAACGTCTGTAGCAGGGGTCTGCAAactctttctgtaaagggccGTGTAGTCAATATCTAGACTCCGTAGGCCATAGGGTCCCTTTAGTACAAGCCCAGCCCCAGACAATGTAAATGAATGGGCATAGCTGtgtaccaataaaactttatttacaaaaacatggCACAGGCTGGATCTGGCTTTGCTGGATCAGGGTTTGCCAAACCCTCATCTAGAACCTCCAGATCCATAACCTTGGGCAAATACTTTCCCCTCTGACCTATTTTCTTATCTGCAACAAAAGGATAGCAGAGCTGCCCTCCTGGAGTGTTGAAAAGATTCAATGCCAAAAGTACCTCGGAGATACAATAGGTGTTGTATGGCATGCAAGAGATGGGAAGCATGAAAGAAGGAAGCTGTCCCTTCTTCCCTGGGCGGCTGCACCCCTCCCACGCTCCTGTCTCTATGAGTCATACAAGATGTGGTCCTAGTTCTCAGGGAGCTGAGGGTCTGGTccaagagaggcagacagaccaaAGGCACCACGGATGAGCCCAGGTGGTGGCCAGGACTCAGAAGAGAGCTGAGGAACCccaaaggcttcctggaagaggtggccGCAGGGCAGGATCATCTTGCAGGTCAACTTGGTTTAATCTAGAAGGTAGCCCTAAAGCAGAATGGTGGTGAGGATCTGTGATAGATGAGCAGTGTCTTGCCCAGGCCCAGGACCGGGTGGCTGGAGTGCAGACGTGAGGACATCCACTAGCTCAGGGGCAGGGCTTGGCAGAGGGTAGAGGAGGCACAAAGGCATTCAGAGCGAAGCCTGGTGGCCCTGGGAACCAAGATATGATTCTGAGGAGGAGAGCTGAACGATGAGTTGATGTTTGGGCTTCACGATGGACGAGAACCGGGATACTAATGACATCGTTGTTATTATTAGTTACTGACTCCTATTGACCGAGATGTGGTCGTGTAGCCAGCAACGTGATAAGCCCTGTATAGACATGACCTCCCTTAAACCTCCACAACAACTTCATATGTAGGTGATCTTGGGAGCTCCCctgtacagatggggaaactgaggcaggccccagatcacacagctggtaggcACCCACAGCTCAGCACTGCACTCTGAGTGGTGATTTGCCAAGCACCTGCCATGCACCTGGTCCCAAGGGTGTGGGTGAGGGCTCTGTCCTCTGGCGGTGTCCAGGGATGGAGCCATTCTGCCCGCAGACCCCATTCCTCCGGCCCAGCAGCCTCTCCGTGCTTCCCTTTTGCAGGTGCCTTGGCCAGGGCGGCTGACCTGCACGTGGGAGCTACCGCAGGTGCCCTGCTCCATGGCCCGGCTGGCGTGGCCCCCCCAGGCATGCTTGGCCTGGGCCCCATAGCTAGTCACGGAGCCACTGTAAGCATCACTACGGGGGTCAGGGAGCTCgaacggggggaggggggtcctcCAGGGCGGGGCTGAtccaccctcaccctaacccCCTCTATCTCCTCTTGCGGCCCCTGCAGGTGAGCCAGATCCCTGTGGGGGGCCAGCCCTCATCTGGCCTGCAGGACTCGCCACAGCTATACTCGTCCACCCCCCAGACACAGTTACCGCTCCCCGCAGGCCCGCAGCAGGTAcccgggggctggggggagggtccTAGACTCAGAGACACACCTCCCTGCATTGGGCTGGCCaggaacctctctgagcctcagtttactctcCTGCAACACAGAGATAGCTTTCGCCATGCCCACAGAGTCATTCACTGGGTTCCCGAAAACCCccacagggagcagagagagagaggattgtCTTCTGGGGCCGGTGACTTCACATCTTACTAAATAGCATCTCCTAAAAAGCAAGCCTGGGGTGGGGTAGGATTCCTGTGAGTGGCTTATGTCCTTTcttaccttctctctctgccacgcTTCTCTGCTCCGGCTGTGGGAAGTGCCCTCCCGTGAGCCTGTATGGCTCCCCATTTGGAGCACGGTCTCCGTACTCCCAGCCCCGCATGGCTGTCCATTCATCTCAGGAACTGCACCCCAAACACTACCCCAAGCCCATCTACTCATACAGGTGAGGTCCGGGATGGGCCGCGGCTGTGGGGGGGCTAGGGGAGGAGAGAGGCGAGGCTGCCTTTAGGACAGCTCAGACTTGCAAGGTGGGGGGAGCTTTTGGCGAGTGGGGAGCCCCAGAAGGGATGTGCTCTAGGAAGGATCAGCTCCCAGGGTGGAGAACCCACTCCAAACCCAGAGCCCGATGCTCCGTTCTGTCATTCCCAAACCATGCGGCCTCGGGAAAGCAGCTTgtcctctctgagccttaattCCCTGTGATGTAAAAAGCCATCAAAATAATATTGTGTACCCTGcaagagtgggggtgggtggtAAGCAGCCTAGTTAAGTCTAAAGGCCCACAGACATTCACTATGGGGAAGGaataaagagaggaaaagagtttTCTCAGACTGGTACCACTGTCTGAGCTCAGGGTCAAGGAGAAGGGCAAGGGGTGGGCAAGACCTAGGGCCATGGAAAGGTACCAGAGCTAACACCATTTGAGTATGGAAGGGCTGGTACTGGTGAGATCAAGCAGGGCAGACTTCCTGGCGGAGGGGACCTTGGGCtgtcagcctgagacccctttaaTCCTGGCCTGCCCCACCCTTCGCCTCCAGCTGTCTGATCGCCATGGCCTTGAAGAACAGCAAGACAGGCAGCCTGCCCGTGAGTGAGATCTACAGCTTCATGAAGGAGCACTTCCCCTACTTCAAGGTGAGGGTCCCCAGTGGGGTGTATGGGTGTTAAGAGGCCAGCTGCTCTGGCATCTCCCTCACACCGCCAGAACCCAGGACTAGCCCCAGACCAAAATGGGTCACTGTCTTAGGTCCCCAGTGATGGCCGTAGACACCTGTGCATTCACACAGGCATGGCCAAAGAAGCCTAGAAGGAAGAGGGGGCATTAGAGCCGGACTCTGCCCAGAGATGGAGTTCACCGGGCATCCTGGAGTGGGGGAGAGCAGAAGATGGCAGGGTCAGCTTAGTGACTCCACACAGACTCCCCAAAACACCCTAATGCAGAACACAGACGTGGCAAGAGCCGTTGCTTCTCCAAGCCTTGGTTTGCTCATATGTAAGATGGGGAGAATGACAGCCAGCTGGCCAGGGGAGTGAGGACTCTGTGGGTAAAGGGCCGTGGCAGCTCCTGGCGTGTGACTGGCCATCACGAGCATTATTTTTGTTGGCATCAAAGGGAAATAAGGAGGGAAGGAGGTCAGAGGGTACCAAGCTGCAGGGTCCCTGACTTGGACAGTGTCCTTCGCAGAAATACTGCAGACAGTGGTGTGTGCGAGTGCAGGGGACAGGGGCTAGAATGTGAGCTGCACTGTAGTATCTGATTACCTAACAATTAAGTATGAGCATTGAAACATGACTGAATATACTTGGTCAGTTATCCGCGTGATTGCATCCTCTCTCTCGCTTGCTTCctaaggaggagagaaggaggggacaATTCGGCATCCCTGGGCTTGTTCTCACATAGTAACTGTTGGCTGGAGCTGATATGCGGCTGCCCCTTTAAAAGGACGTGGCCCTCCTGGTGAGCCACAGTCCCCACAGTCTCTCTTGCCTTCCCAACTTAAGGCCAGGCGTCAGACTCACTTCACCCCACCGCTGCCATGCCTTGCCCCTTGAGGCCTGTGTCTGAGATGCCCCTGGAGAGGAAGGGCTTACGAGAAGGTCTCTGAGGGCATCTCCTGTGCAttcctctgtccccacagacaGCTCCCGACGGCTGGAAAAACTCGGTGAGACACAACCTGTCCCTGAACAAGTGCTTCGAGAAGGTAGAGAACAAGATGAGTGGCTCCTCACGCAAGGGCTGCCTGTGGGCCCTGAACCTGGCCCGCATCGACAAGATGGAGGAGGAGATGTACAAGTGGAAGAGGAAGGACCTTGCTGCCATTCACCGGAGCATGGCCAACCCCGGTGAGGCCTAGACACCCCCACTGCCACCCGCAACACGTGTCCCTGCCCATAGGTCCCGGCCTCGCTGGTGGGGACACGGGTGACTGGTGgactttcctcctttcctcccggGAAACATGCCTCCCCTGGGGCAAGTCCACGGAGGCGTCTGGTCAGAGGCCTGTGGAAAGCTGTTCAGTCTCCTAACGCAGCCCCTAGTTTCTCACAGAGAAATGCCAAACTAAGCAACCATGGAGGACATTGCTTTCTTACATTGCCTACTGCCTTGGCACcaagtttcaaaataataaaatagtaacacCCAGTGTAAGCtaagatgtggagaaacaggaacctTCATAATAGGATGAGTGAGACATTTCCACgtcaaaataatatataaaaacccTGCAAACTGTTCCCTACTTTTTTGGTCCAGTTACTTTACTTCTGGTAATGTATGCTGAGGATATCAAAAATTCCAACAAAAGGTTTACAGacaaagttattttaaagatttgaaagagagagagcacatacaagagagagggagaacttgagcagcggggaggggcagagggagaagcagactctctgcggagcaaggaacctgacaaggggctcaatcccaggacccttgggatcatgacctgagcttaatccactgagccacctaggaggcccacaaaattatttctactaataaaaattgaaagcaatttatttttttttaaagattatttatttatttatttgacagagagagatcacaagtaggcagagaggcaggcagagagagaggaagggaagcaggctccctgctgagcagagagcccgatgcgggactcgatcccaggaccctgagatcatgacccgagccgaaggcagcggcttaacccgctgagccacccaggcgcccaaaaattgAAAGCAATTTAGATAGGCAATTAGTTAAATAGATATAACGCAAGGATGAGATGCAAGAAtatttttgaggggcgcctgggtggctcagtgggttaatcctctgccttcggctcaggtcatgatcccagagtcctgggatcgagccctgcattgggctctctgctcagcagggagcctgctttcccccttctctctccttgcctctctgcctacttgtgatctccgtctgtcaaataaataaataaaatcttaaaaaaaaaaaagaatatttttggaaTAGAAAAATATACCCCAAtgcaaaaagtgaaaaaagacaaTATAACACAGcctaatcatatttttaaatatatagtaaatgcacatatatttaaatgtgtgtgtgtagccattcatttatatgtgtgtgGATTTATGTGtatggacacacacatacacatgcagaGAGACTAAAAGAAATATGCCAGACTCTTGACTGTGAATGAAGAGACCACtggtaatttttatattcttcacaTGTTCCTGTATTTTCTGAATCTTCAGCCCTGTGCATGAAGTACTTTTACATTAGCAAAAAATATTGCATCTGCTTTTTTTTGTTAATTAAGAGATGTGACAGGGAGGGACATAGAAGTGACATCCATTggaaaatgtccaatggaaggtTAATCCCACCCAGCCTCAGAAATATTTGGCCTGATTCTGTGGGGATCATCATGCTTGAGATTTGGGTATGAAGGAGGATGGGGGTGTAGCTCAGAGATGAATAATTCGAAAAAGTGAGGAAAAGGGGACCATGGTGTGATCCCATAGGCCCTTAGTAGggtaaggagcctgacacaggggttcgatcccaggaccctgggatcatgacctgagccaaaggcagacgcttaatcaactgagccaacccGGCGCCCATAAGTGTCCTCTTTTCTAAAATGTGTGCCATCTTAGATAGGTCCCGGAACCCTAGTGGTCCAGTCTCAAACTAGCGTAACATTCAGGGAGACTCAAGCCACCAACCAGATATAATTTCAGAGTAATCATCTCTCTTGTTTATAACCAAGAGCATTAAGGAGGATCCGATTTTCAACCCACAGTAACAGCTAATGTCTCTTTAGTAGCAGGGAGCGGCTAGGACCCCTTGTGTGTTCATA from Neovison vison isolate M4711 chromosome 3, ASM_NN_V1, whole genome shotgun sequence encodes the following:
- the FOXN4 gene encoding forkhead box protein N4, producing the protein MIESDISSMMSGIIRNSGQNHHPSPQEYRLLATCSDDDLPGDLQSLSWLTAVDVPRLQQMASGRMDLGGPGAPPPHPGALARAADLHVGATAGALLHGPAGVAPPGMLGLGPIASHGATVSQIPVGGQPSSGLQDSPQLYSSTPQTQLPLPAGPQQCPPVSLYGSPFGARSPYSQPRMAVHSSQELHPKHYPKPIYSYSCLIAMALKNSKTGSLPVSEIYSFMKEHFPYFKTAPDGWKNSVRHNLSLNKCFEKVENKMSGSSRKGCLWALNLARIDKMEEEMYKWKRKDLAAIHRSMANPEELDKLISDRPESCRRPGNPETTVLTHAATVAMAHGCLAVSQLPPQPLVTLSLQSVPLHHQVQPQAHLAPDSPAPAQTPPLHALPDLSPSPLPHPALGRAPVDFINISTDMSTEVDALDPSIMDFALQGNLWEEMKDGGFSLDTLGAFGDSPLGCELGASGLTPVSGGSDQSFPDLQVTGLYASYSTPDSVTASATTSSSQYLGAPGNKPIALL